The following are from one region of the Dreissena polymorpha isolate Duluth1 chromosome 2, UMN_Dpol_1.0, whole genome shotgun sequence genome:
- the LOC127869017 gene encoding DBF4-type zinc finger-containing protein 2 homolog, which yields MCPCVWLQDLLSMSPCVWLQDLLPMSPCVWLQDLLPMSPCVWLQDLLPMSPCVWLQDLLTRSPCVWLQDLLPMSPCVWLQDLLPMSPCVWLQDLLTRSPCVWLQDLLPMSPCVWLQDLLPMSPCVWLQDLLPMSPCVWLQDLLPMSPCVWLQDLLPMSPCVWLQDLLPMSPCVWLQDLLPMSPCVWLQDLLPMSPCVWLQDLLPMSPCVWLQDLLPMSPVSGCKTY from the exons ATGTGTCCTTGTGTCTGGTTGCAAGACCTACTATCAATGTCCCCCTGTGTCTGGTTGCAAGACCTACTACCCATGTCCCCCTGTGTCTGGTTGCAAGACCTACTACCCATGTCCCCCTGTGTCTGGTTGCAAGAC CTACTACCCATGTCCCCCTGTGTCTGGTTGCAAGACCTACTAACCAGGTCTCCCTGTGTCTGGTTGCAAGACCTACTACCCATGTCTCCCTGTGTCTGGTTGCAAGACCTACTACCCATGTCCCCCTGTGTCTGGTTGCAAGACCTTCTAACCAGGTCTCCCTGTGTCTGGTTGCAAGACCTTCTACCCATGTCCCCCTGTGTCTGGTTGCAAGACCTTCTACCCATGTCCCCCTGTGTCTGGTTGCAAGACCTTCTACCCATGTCCCCCTGTGTCTGGTTGCAAGACCTTCTACCCATGTCCCCCTGTGTCTGGTTGCAAGACCTTCTACCCATGTCCCCCTGTGTCTGGTTGCAAGACCTTCTACCCATGTCCCCCTGTGTCTGGTTGCAAGACCTTCTACCCATGTCCCCCTGTGTCTGGTTGCAAGACCTTCTACCCATGTCCCCCTGTGTCTGGTTGCAAGACCTTCTACCCATGTCCCCCTGTGTCTGGTTGCAAGACCTTCTACCCATGTCTCCTGTGTCTGGTTGCAAGACCTACTAA